The Vicia villosa cultivar HV-30 ecotype Madison, WI linkage group LG1, Vvil1.0, whole genome shotgun sequence genome includes a region encoding these proteins:
- the LOC131644268 gene encoding 2-methyl-6-phytyl-1,4-hydroquinone methyltransferase, chloroplastic-like: MASLMLSGTENTKLINSIVPASGLGSVNLNFHKKCFFKKNAVSYDNKHRTTNLTLRCSSVSSARPSSQPRFIQHKKEAFWFYRFLSIVYDHIINPGHWTEDMRDEALEPADLHDRRMRVVDVGGGTGFTTLGIVKHVDAKNVTILDQSPHQLAKAKQKEALKECKIVEGDAEELLFPTDYADRYVSAGSIEYWPDPQRGIKEAYRVLKIGGKACIIGPVYPTFWLSQFFADMWMLFPKEEEYIEWFKKAGFKDVKLKRIGPKWYRGVRRHGLIMGCSVTGVKPLSGDSPLELGPKVEDVEKPVNPLVFLSRLIIGAIAATYYVLVPIYMWIKDQIVPKGVPI, from the exons ATGGCCTCCTTAATGCTTAGTGGTACTGAAAATACAAAGCTGATTAATAGCATAGTTCCAGCATCTGGATTAGGTTCTGTGAATCTTAACTTCCACAAAAAGTGCTTCTTCAAAAAAAATGCAGTTTCATATGATAACAAACACAGGACTACAAACTTGACTCTGCGATGCAGCAGCGTTTCATCGGCAAGGCCTTCTTCTCAGCCTAGATTCATCCAACACAAAAAAGAAGCATTTTGGTTTTACAGGTTTTTGTCTATTGTATATGATCATATAATAAATCCAGGTCATTGGACTGAAGACATGAGAGATGAGGCACTTGAGCCTGCTGATCTTCACGACCGGAGAATGCGAGTTGTGGATGTTGGAGGAGGAACAGGTTTCACTACTCTTGGTATAGTGAAACATGTTGATGCTAAAAATGTTACAATTCTTGATCAGTCTCCTCATCAATTGGCCAAGGCTAAGCAGAAGGAAGCGTTGAAAGAATGTAAGATAGTTGAAGGCGATGCAGAAGAACTTCTGTTTCCAACTGATTATGCCGACCGATATGTTTCTGCTGGAAG TATTGAATACTGGCCTGATCCACAGCGAGGCATTAAGGAAGCATACAGAGTGCTAAAAATTGGAGGCAAAGCATGCATTATAGGACCTGTATACCCAACTTTTTGGTTGTCTCAATTCTTTGCAGACATGTGGATGCTCTTCCCTAAGGAGGAAGAGTATATTGAATGGTTTAAAAAGGCTGGTTTCAAAGATGTCAAGCTTAAAAGGATAGGTCCAAAATGGTATCGTGGTGTACGGCGGCACGGCCTCATCATGGGCTGTTCTGTCACTGGTGTCAAGCCTTTATCAGGTGACTCTCCCCTTGAG CTTGGTCCTAAGGTAGAGGATGTAGAGAAGCCTGTAAATCCATTGGTGTTTCTCTCAAGACTCATTATTGGTGCAATTGCAGCCACTTACTATGTACTAGTTCCAATTTACATGTGGATCAAGGATCAAATTGTTCCAAAGGGTGTGCCTATTTAA